One genomic segment of Candidatus Latescibacter sp. includes these proteins:
- a CDS encoding endonuclease domain-containing protein yields MFSADDLKKRGLIFTGRFLPYNPDLIQRAKELRKRMTSAERKLWLECLRKYPHRVLSQHPIDNYIVDFYCPALKLVIEIDGEQHYSEEGKVYDTERDGILSAYGLKVLRLKNEDVMEDFESVCKIIEKLAEEKIPPPHKRRPPY; encoded by the coding sequence TTGTTCTCAGCAGATGACCTGAAAAAGCGCGGCCTGATTTTCACAGGCCGTTTTCTCCCTTACAATCCTGATCTCATTCAGCGTGCGAAAGAACTCCGCAAACGAATGACCTCTGCTGAACGGAAACTGTGGCTTGAATGTCTTCGGAAGTATCCGCATCGCGTGCTTTCTCAACACCCCATCGACAATTACATCGTTGATTTCTATTGCCCCGCGCTTAAGCTGGTTATCGAGATAGACGGAGAACAGCATTACTCGGAAGAAGGCAAAGTTTATGATACAGAACGAGATGGTATTCTCTCGGCTTACGGACTGAAGGTTTTGCGCCTGAAGAACGAGGATGTAATGGAAGATTTCGAAAGTGTATGTAAAATAATAGAAAAGTTGGCTGAAGAAAAGATCCCCCCGCCGCATAAGCGGCGACCCCCTTATTAA